The DNA sequence AGGGATCGGGAActtctgtggcccaccagatgttgttggagtccaactcccatcgtgcccagccaacatggccaatggtgatgggagctgcaagtcagcaacatctggagggtcacacgtTTCCTGTCCCTTGTTCTAAACTGAGAATCTGTGGCTTTTCTCAGTCTGGTAGAGACTTCTTCCATCTCTCTGCCCTTTGTCCCGCCACTTCCTGACTTACGGCTCTTCCTACGTCCTCTGCAAGAGTCCCATAGCGCCTCCATCCCCTTCCTCTTGATTTCCTCCTTCCTTCACGGCCAAGATTTCCTACAGtcctctttctgtctttcttttcccCAGAACCTCTTCCCCTCTCACCCCAAAATTGGAAGAGAACCTTGGCGTTATCAAAGCATTATTCCTTAATCCCTGTTCAGTTTGCCTTTTCTCTGCTTCAGCAGCGGGacacctctcctcctcctcccctcaaaaCCAGGAACATGTTGCACAGGGTGGCTGCTTTACTCTCCTTCCATCTTACTAGACCAACTTTTGCCAGCAttttggagcacaactcccatcagctcctgccagcagtgtgatgtctaaaacatctggagggcataaaGTTGACGAAGGCTGTTCTAGAACTTGGGCAAGGGTCACCCACTAAAATTAACGGGCAGGAGATTAAGTAGAGGTGAAAGAAAGGACTACTTTGCAAAGTACTCAACTGGCTGATGTCATTTACTGCCACTGGCTTTGGTGGATTTGAAAGGACTTGATGAGGAGATCTGACAATATCTACCGCCGTGATGGCTTATAGAACCTCCGTGTTCAGAGGTAGTGCATCTGAACACCAGGTGCTGCAGAGCCACAGTGGGGGGTGCTGTTGCTCTCATGCTTTGCTTGTTTTCCGATTGCTCACTGTGAGAAAGAAGGTGGACCCTTGGCTCCTATGACCCGAGTGCTGTGCCTTGCAGGCTAGTACTTGGCTTGGCCAAAAGCGTCGTTTCCCGTAGCCAagcctctttcttttcttctttcttgcATGCGTAGTTTGTGCTGCTGTAGTTTGCAGCTACCTCTGATCAAATCTTTGCCCCGTTCCAGGCAGCCACATTGACACCTGGTGGGGAAGAGCCCATGACCATAGCTGCATCTTCCGACAGCGACGAAGAGGACGAAGACGAGAAATTGGACCTTTCCACTGCTAGGAGGTAACCAGGGTGAGATTTGGTTGGTTTAGTCTAGATCCGCTTGGCCAGCAAGAGGAACACGGTTGTGCCGttgcttattacatttatatcccacctttcctcctaggagctcagtgtggcatacatggtttcctcacaaccatgtgaggtaggttaggcccaaggtgattggcccaaggtcagccagcaatcttcatggctgagtggcaatttgaccctggtctcccacgtcctaGTCCAACACACCAACATGCTGGCCCAACTAGACTAAAACCACTGATTTAATTTGCTTTTTGTCTAGACTGAGTTGGCAGAAAGAGAAGGGTGTCTTAGCAGAGAGCTGGTTACCTCCTTAACGTAGGTTTACTTCTCTTTCACAGGCTGACTGATGAAGAGCTGGTCCAGGCTTGTGGGGGAAGAACAGCACATAAGTGAGTGTGGAACTGTGGTCAGCTCATGCACCCCCAATTCTATGGAAAGGCTTGCATTTTAACTAGAACTAGACCTATacagctgtgctgcctggggttgatgggagttgtagtccagaacatcttgAGACCACCAGGCTGATGAAGGCTGGTTTACAGCTAGATGTCCAGTGGAGGCCTGGTCCTCTTCAGACCTTCCTGTGACCACTGGCACTAGTAACTAGTGCCTTAAGCCTACCCTCCTTACCCTATCGGAGAATTAGTGGAATAGGCAACACTCTTCAGCAAGCTGGATTTGGCCCATGGCTTTGGGTTGCAGACTACTGGGAGGCCCTAAGTAAAGCtgagaaatatatattttggggGCTTGAGTTTTTTGGTAAAACGTTTCTCGTGTCTCTTTGCTGTCTCCAGAGGGGCTCGGCATGGCTTAAACATGGCCGCAAAGCTGGCACGGCTGGAAGAGCAGGAGAAAGCTTTCTTGGCTCACTGCGCGCAGCAAAAAGGAGGAGTGCAGGAGGCAACAGCGGCCGCCTCGAATGACAGCAGCCTGCAGCAAAAGCAGAAGAAAGCCAAGAAACGCAAGGAACGCCAAGGGGAGGCTGTTGCTTACCAGAGCCCGGAAACAAGAGGTGAGAAacccaaaaagaagaaaaaacagcagCAAGAGGAAAGTGGAGAGAGCAAGTCAGCGCGACTGCCAGTGCTGGCAATCACAGACCCAAAAGGGAAATGGGCAGAAATTGCCAGTCGTGGCCGGAAGTCAAGGGAAACAAATAGGAAAGCAGAATGAAGGGGGGCCGGAGGTGTTGTGGTTTTATGCTGACTGAAATTCTTGGCGCTCCTACTAGAATGCCCGCAAGTAAAATATGGGGGGAATAGCCCAAGAGGGAGCTTCAGTGTAGCTTTTGTGGCTAATGGCAAGACTGGGACACCTTCCTCCTCCCAAACAGCCCTTGGGGAGAAATCCAGCCGTTCTGTTCTCAAGTTTCTTGCGTGTCACAGTGGCAGCATTCTGGCATGGAGCTGACTAGCCTGAGGTGGTGGGCTGGCTTGGGCCCTGCATGGTGGGCTGGCTTGTTCTCTCTAAATGATGTCGACAAGTACAAGAGCTGTGGGTACatctagtttgcatttaaaagcaaactaaatatttttaaaatgtttttattgaagGAAAATGAAAGTTTGTTTACGGTCTCTTCCATCTGCAAAGGAAAAGAATGCGATTCTGCTAAGAcaagaatgaggaacctgtgggcctccagatgttgctgaactgtaattCCCATTGGCCACAGCAAGTATGACCAATGGCTGAGgaggatggaagttgtagttcagcaacatctgcagggccaaagtttccctgtGCCAAAAGAAAAGTTTCTCTGTAATACTCGGTAATGTGATGAACAATACCGCCCCCTTCCCAAGATCTAAAGCTGCCACTTATTTGAATGTTCGttgtctgcagagggaaaggtggCTGAATGCTTTCTTCCAGTATATTGTCAAATGCCATG is a window from the Rhineura floridana isolate rRhiFlo1 chromosome 22, rRhiFlo1.hap2, whole genome shotgun sequence genome containing:
- the LOC133374668 gene encoding G patch domain-containing protein 4 isoform X2 — protein: MCDASPATKSKGLKFAEKQLKRHGWKKGKGLGKLENGISEAIKVKVKCDSAGVGHNAAEQFTFHWWDHLFNSSAANIAVETGQDSVRVKKVSEEDSAITNKKPRRAQGNKNLLYGRFVKAATLTPGGEEPMTIAASSDSDEEDEDEKLDLSTARRLTDEELVQACGGRTAHKGARHGLNMAAKLARLEEQEKAFLAHCAQQKGGVQEATAAASNDSSLQQKQKKAKKRKERQGEAVAYQSPETRGEKPKKKKKQQQEESGESKSARLPVLAITDPKGKWAEIASRGRKSRETNRKAE
- the LOC133374668 gene encoding G patch domain-containing protein 4 isoform X1, with the translated sequence MAAPMLTTWLGKGDGIIISTLWLPGRPLRSVSIMCDASPATKSKGLKFAEKQLKRHGWKKGKGLGKLENGISEAIKVKVKCDSAGVGHNAAEQFTFHWWDHLFNSSAANIAVETGQDSVRVKKVSEEDSAITNKKPRRAQGNKNLLYGRFVKAATLTPGGEEPMTIAASSDSDEEDEDEKLDLSTARRLTDEELVQACGGRTAHKGARHGLNMAAKLARLEEQEKAFLAHCAQQKGGVQEATAAASNDSSLQQKQKKAKKRKERQGEAVAYQSPETRGEKPKKKKKQQQEESGESKSARLPVLAITDPKGKWAEIASRGRKSRETNRKAE